The following DNA comes from Halorhabdus tiamatea SARL4B.
GCATCAAACCGACCTACGGGCTGGTCTCGCGGTACGGCCTGATCGCCTACGCCAACTCTCTTGAGCAGATCGGGCCGATCGCTCCCACGGTCGCGGAGGCAGCAGAACTACTCGAAATCATCGCCGCCCCGGACGAAAACGACGCCACGACGCGTGCCGCACACGAGGAGATCGGCGGGCCGGAGCCTGACGATATGCGCGAGTACGCCTTCGCGGACGCCGCGGACGGCGACGTCGACGGGCTGGAGATCGGGATCCCCACGGAACTGCTCGACGGTGCCGACGCGGACATCGTCGAGACGTTCTGGGACGCCATCGACGACCTGGAATCACAGGGCGCGAGCTATCACGAGGTCGACCTGCCCTCCGTCGAACACGCCGTCGAGGCCTACTACGTCATCGCGATGAGCGAGGCGTCCTCGAACCTCGCGCGCTTCGACGGCGTCCGGTACGGTCCGACACCCGACTACGAGGGCAACTGGAACGAGGAGTACGCGAAGGTTCGGGAGGAGGGCTTCGGCGAGGAGGTCAAGCGCCGGATTTTGCTCGGTACCTACGCGCTCTCGGCCGGCTACCACGACAAGTACTACAAGAAGGCCCAGGACGCCCGCGCGTGGGTCAAACAGGACTTCGATTCGGCCCTTTCCGAGGCGGACGTCCTGGCCTCGCCGACGATGCCTGTCCCGCCGATGGAGCGCGGCGAGAGCTTGGACGATCCGCTCACGATGTACCTCGCCGACGCCAACACGACGCCGGTCAACCTCGCGAACCTGCCCGCCATCTCAGTGCCCGCGGGCGAGACGAGCGACGGCCTGCCGGTCGGTCTCCAGTTCATCGGCTCCGCCTTCGGCGAGCGGAAAATCATTCGAGCCGGCAGTGCGCTGGCGTAGCACACAGAGAGTCCAGGCTGGGACAGGGTTCCGGTGAACGCCGTTGCTGAGGGGTCTGGCGGCACTCGTTCTCACGGACTGGCACAAAGCATTTACCGGACGAATATAGATCTAGTGATATGAACCGCCGATCAGTCATCGTCGGTGGCTTGACCAGCCTGGCTGCCGTTGGCGGCATCGGGACGGCAGTCCTGGGTTCAGAGGCCAGCGAGGAGGGGAAACGGCCGGACGAACAAAACGGAACAGTCACGCCGACGGGCGACGCGTCGGCCGGTGGCCAGCCGGCCACACCGACGCGGACGCCGGCGGATCGTGTTGCACCTGCACAGGAGTCGGAGTCAGCAGGTGAAGCGAATCAAACGGACACGGCCGAGTCAGATCGGAGCAACGCCGGTGGGTCGATCTGTCTCAACCCGGGCGAATCCAGGGATGGGACGCTGACAGTGGCTGTCACCGAATCGTCGTTCGTTTCGGCCGGGACGAATTTCGTCACTGAGAACATTGAGGCGAGGGTGACGGAAATCGACCCGTCGCCGAACGCGACACTGGAGTCGGACCCGCCCATTTGGAGTTGGAGCCAGGACGCGACGGTCTCGATTTCGTATACTGTGTCCGTCAGCGACGATATCGAGCCGGGCACCTACACCGTCCCGGTGTCCATCAAGGACGAGCTATCCCTGGAGGGGGATTCGCCTGAGCGTCGAGCTGACGTCCACATTGTCGTCAGGTCACCTGACGCGGACTGTCACCCGTAACTCACAGCACACCCCGATAGACATCCTCCAGCGTGTCGACGGCGTTCTCCATGCTGATCTCGTCCCGGTGGTCGAGACACTGCTCGCCGTGTGCCTCGCGTTCGTCGAGGACGCGCTCTATCGTCCGCTGGAAGGCCTCGACGTCCCCCTGCGGGTAGGTGTAGCCGGTGACGCCGTCCTCGATAGTGACTGAGAGCGCGCCGCTGTCGACGCCGGCGACGGGCGTCCCGCAGGC
Coding sequences within:
- the gatA gene encoding Asp-tRNA(Asn)/Glu-tRNA(Gln) amidotransferase subunit GatA, whose protein sequence is MSYNVYITEATIDGAGDEDSPLAGRTVAVKDNISTEGVRTTAGSAMLDEYVPPYDATVVERLKDAGATIPGKTNMDEFGMGTTTETSAFGPTENPAAEGRVPGGSSGGSAAAVAAGEADLALGSDTGGSVRCPAAFTGTVGIKPTYGLVSRYGLIAYANSLEQIGPIAPTVAEAAELLEIIAAPDENDATTRAAHEEIGGPEPDDMREYAFADAADGDVDGLEIGIPTELLDGADADIVETFWDAIDDLESQGASYHEVDLPSVEHAVEAYYVIAMSEASSNLARFDGVRYGPTPDYEGNWNEEYAKVREEGFGEEVKRRILLGTYALSAGYHDKYYKKAQDARAWVKQDFDSALSEADVLASPTMPVPPMERGESLDDPLTMYLADANTTPVNLANLPAISVPAGETSDGLPVGLQFIGSAFGERKIIRAGSALA
- a CDS encoding COG1361 family protein, coding for MNRRSVIVGGLTSLAAVGGIGTAVLGSEASEEGKRPDEQNGTVTPTGDASAGGQPATPTRTPADRVAPAQESESAGEANQTDTAESDRSNAGGSICLNPGESRDGTLTVAVTESSFVSAGTNFVTENIEARVTEIDPSPNATLESDPPIWSWSQDATVSISYTVSVSDDIEPGTYTVPVSIKDELSLEGDSPERRADVHIVVRSPDADCHP